The genomic interval GTGCTTCTACGTGGCCATCGGCCAGAAGAAGTCCACGGTCGCCCTGGTCGCCGAGACCCTGCGCAAGTACGGCGCCATGGAGTACACGACGATCATTTCGGCCACGGCCTCCGATCCGGCCTCGCTGCAGTTCATCGCGGCCTACTCCGGCTGCACCATGGCCGAATACTTCCGTGACTCCGGCCAGCACGCGCTGATCATTTACGACGACCTCTCCAAGCAGGCCACGGCCTACCGCCAGATGTCGCTGCTGCTGCGCCGCCCCCCGGGCCGCGAAGCCTTCCCCGGCGACGTCTTCTACCTCCACTCCCGCCTGCTGGAGCGCTCCTGCAAGGTCAACGACTCTCTGGGCGCGGGCTCCCTGACCGCCCTGCCGATCATCGAGACGCAGGCCGGCGACGTGTCCGCGTACATCCCGACCAACGTGATCTCCATCACCGACGGTCAGGTCTACCTGGAGCCGAACCTCTTCTACGCGGGCATCCGGCCGGCCATCAACGTCGGCCTCTCGGTCTCCCGCGTGGGCGGTGCCGCCCAGATCAAGGCCATGAAGCAGGTTGCGGGCACGCTGCGCCTCGACCTCGCCCAGTACCGCGAACTGGCCGCCTTCGCCCAGTTCGGCTCGGATCTGGACAAGGCCACGCAGCAGAAGCTGAGTCGTGGCGCGCGCATGGTCGAGCTGCTCAAACAGCCCCAGTATGTGCCCATGCCGGTCGAGGAGCAGGTCTCGGTGATTTATGCCGCCGGCCGCGGCTTCATGGACGACGTGCCGGTCGAGGCCGTGCGCAAGTTCGAGACCGAACTGCTCGAATTCCTGCGCAACGCCAAGCCCCAGGTCCTGGCGGGCATCCGGGAGAAAGCGGAGCTCAACGCCGAAACGGAAGGCGCGCTCAAATCCGCCATCGAGGAATTCAAGAAAGGCTTCAAGGCCTAAGCGGGGTATGAATCATGCCATCGCTCAAGGACGTTAAAAACCAGATCGGCGCCGTCAAGAAGACGAAGCAGATCACCAAGGCCATGAACATGGTGGCCTCGGCCAAGCTTCGCAACGCCCAGAACCGCATCGAGCGCTTTAGGCCCTACGCCGAGAAGTTCTACGATATGCTGGGCGACTTGGCCGCCGGCGCGGACCCGAGCGTGCATCCGCTGCTGGAGCGCCGCGACGAGATCAAGACCGTGGGCATCCTGGTCGTGACCTCCGATCGCGGCCTGTGCGGCAGCTTCAACACCAACCTGAACCAGGCCGCCAGAAAACTCGCCGAGGAGAAGAAGGCGGAAGGGAAGGACGTCAAGTTCTTCTGCGTCGGCAAGAAGGGCCGCGACTTCCTGCGCAAGCGGGGCTTCGAGATCGCCCAGTCCTACGCCGACAAGATGAACAGCTTCGACTTCACCTTGGCGAACCAGCTCGGCCTGGAAGTCATCGGCGCCTACATGAAGGGCGAACTCGACGAAGTCCATCTGGTCTTCGGCGAATTCATCTCCATCGCCCGCCAGATTCCCCGTTCCCTCATGGTGCTGCCCATGCAGAGCACCGGTGAGTCAGAGGCCAAGGGCTCGGCCATCGAATACATCTACGAGCCTTCGGTCGAGGGCCTGTTGGCGGAGCTTCTGCCCCGCTTCATCAAGGTCCAGATATACCGCGGCCTGCTCGATACCTCGTGCAGCGAGCATGCGGCACGCATGGCGGCAATGGACAACGCCACCAAGAACTGCGACGACATGATAGGGTCGCTGACGCTGAAGTACAACAAGGCTCGTCAGGCGACCATCACCAAGGAACTCATGGACATCGTCGGCGGCGCCGAGGCGCTGAAAGGATAAGCAAGGGGGCTTAGGAAAATGAGTGCGAACGTCGGAAAAGTCGTTCAGGTCATCGGTCCGGTCGTGGACCTGGCGTTCTCGGAAGGGCAATTGCCCAATATTCTGAACGCCGTTGACATCAAGAACACCAACAACCCGTACGCCGAGGAACTCGTCGTCGAGGTCGCCCAACACCTGGGCGACAACGTGGTCCGCTGCATCGCCATGGACTCCACCGACGGCTTGGTGCGCGGCATGGAAGGCGTGGACCGCGGCGGTCCCATCACCTGCCCGGTCGGAAAGGCCGCCTTGGGTCGCATCATGAACGTCGTCGGTCGCCCCGTGGACGAGAAAGGTCCCATCGACGCCGCCAAGACGCTGCCGATCCACCGTGCCGCGCCCGAGTTCACCGAGCAGTCCACCGAAGTCAACCTGCTCGAAACCGGCATCAAGGTCATCGACCTGCTGATTCCCTTCCCCAAGGGTGGCAAGATGGGCCTGTTCGGCGGCGCCGGTGTGGGCAAGACCGTTATTCTCATGGAACTCATCAACAACATCGCCAAGCAGCACGGCGGCAAGTCCGTGTTCGCGGGCGTGGGTGAGCGTACCCGCGAGGGCAACGACCTTTACCACGAAATGATCTCCGCTGGAGTCATCGACAAAGCCATCCTCGTTTACGGCCAGATGAACGAGCCTCCGGGAGCCCGCGCCCGCGTCGCGCAGACCGCGCTGACCGCGGCCGAGTACTTCCGCGACGAGGAAGGCGAAGACGTGCTCCTCTTCGTCGACAACATCTTCCGCTTCACCCAGGCGAACTCCGAGGTGTCGGCGCTTCTTGGCCGCATGCCCTCCGCGGTGGGTTACCAGCCCACGCTGGGCACCGACGTCGGCTCGCTGCAGGAGCGCATCACCTCCACGCACAAGGGCTCCATCACCTCGGTGCAGGCCGTGTACGTGCCCGCGGACGACTTGACCGACCCCGCGCCGGCCACGACCTTCTCGCACCTCGACGGAACCCTGGTGCTCTCGCGCCAGATCGCGGAACTCGGCATCTACCCCGCCGTGGACCCCCTCGACTCCACCTCCCGCATCCTCGACCCACTGGTTCTGGGTCAGGAGCACTACATGGTGGCGCGCGGCGTGCAGCAGATGCTCCAGAAGTACAAAGACCTTCAGGACATCATCGCCATTCTGGGCATGGACGAACTCTCGGACGAGGACAAGGTCACCGTTGCCCGCGCCCGCAAGATCCAGCGCTTCCTGTCCCAGCCGTTCCACGTGGCCGAGGCCTTCACCGGCACGCCCGGCAAGTACGTCAAGCTCGAGGACACGATCCGCGCCTTCAAGGAAATCCTGGATGGCAAGCACGACGCTCTGCCCGAGGGCGCCTTCTACATGTGCGGCGGCATCGAGGAAGCCATCGAGAAAGCCAAGGAATAAGGTAGCACAATGGCCCAGATCCATCTCGAAATCGTCACCCCGGACCGCAAGGTGCTCTCGCAGCCCGTGGATTACGTGGGTGCGCCCGGCATCGAGGGCGAGTTCGGCATCATGGCCAACCACGTGCCCTTCCTGTCGGCCCTTGGCATCGGAAACCTCTATTACAAGGACAGCGGCAAGTACCACTACGTCTTCGTGGCGGGCGGATTTGCCGAGGTGAGCGACAACAAAGTCACCATCCTTGCCGAGGTTGCCGAAAAGGCCGCCGAGATCGACGTGGAACGCGCTCGTAGGGCCAGGGAACGTGCCGAGGAGCGGACCCGCCTCCAGAAGGAGGAGATCGACTTCGCCCGTTCCCGCGCCGCCCTGCAACGGTCGCTGGCGCGCATGCGCTGCCGCGCTTCCGCCGAGTCCGCAGGCACCTGCGTCCTCTAGTCCCACACCGAACCGACGCCCCCTGGAGCGCGGGTCCGAAAGGGCCCGCGCTTCTTTTTTTGGGGGCGAGGCGTGAAAACTCCGCGATGCCCGCGTTGCCGCGGCAAATCCGGACCCTCGCGTATCGGCAATACGCATCGACCCCGGATTTGCCTTGCGCCTTGGCCTCACGGTTTTTGAAGCCTCGCCCGAGACTCATCTTCAGAACACCCCTCGCTCACTGTGTTTGCGGGTCTTGGTCTCACGTCCGCCAAGAAATCGCCAAGGGTTCTGGAGAAACGGGCGGGCATCATTGACGCGAGAACAGAAAGAGCGGGCTCGTCACGCGCGCCTCTTCCAAGGCATTCGAAGTGGCTCGTGCGCTGTCCCTATGTCTGAGTTCTCCCCATCCGAGAGTGGAGCCGCCGCGTGGGGCATGGCGAAGGCGAGATAGTGGCGCCAAATTTGCAAGCGGGGCACTGTTTGGAACATTTGCGCGCAGCCGAGGAAGGGCATGTCAGAGAAAATTTTCAGTTATCTCGAAGTCCACGCTGTTGACCACTGCAACAACAATTGCCGCTGGTGCAACAACCATTCTCCCTTCTGTCCGGAGCGGGAATATGCTGCCGGGGAATACATCCCCTGGATGGAAAAACTCGAAAAGAAGGGAATCGAGTACGACATGATCTCGGTCATGGGCGGCGAGCCCTTTCTGCACAAGAATTTGACAGGCTTCGTGCTTGAGCTTCGACGTCGGTTTCCGCGAAAGTCTCTCGCGATTTCAACAAACGGGTTTTGGCTGGGTGAGGAGCAGATAGAGAGCTACCAGATGTTATGGAAGCTCACGGACATTCTATTCATTTCACTGTACCCCAATCTGCTGCGTGGGCTGAAGGATGGCGGAGACGTCACGCCCTTGCTCCACAAGATCACAAAGCACAATCCTCATCTCAAGATCGATCTCAGACAAAAACAGACGTTCAGAATGATCGCGTATTCCGAGGAGCCTGTCGAACCGAACACGTTTTGCGGGACGTCGGAATGCACGACCCTTTTGGCGGATGGGCGTCTCGCCCGCTGCGGATTGGGCGGCTACGCAGGCTATAGCCCGAATGTAGGCGAGGCGTTTAGGTCCTCGAAGCATATGTTCTTCGATCTGAATCGGAAGTTCTCAAAGGGGGAGTTCTGGAACTGGCGGCGTCGCTGGCCTTTTGACGCTTGCTACCATTGCGATAGCTACAAGTGGCGAGAGACGAATTGGAAGGCCGAGAAGGGCAAGCGAAGACGCCTTGATCTCGAACTGGAACATGATCGATTGGCTGGCGGCAGATTGATGGCGCTTGGAAACTTCACGCAAGCTGAGAGTCTTTTTCGCAGGACTGCAGAAAAATATCCTTTAGATGCAGCGCTTTGTAATGACCTTGCGGTTTGCGTCAGCCATCGTGAGCCGCTGGAAGCGCTCGCCTATCTGGCGAAAGCCCTCGAAATCGATCCTGACCATGACGACGCGAGGGCGAATCTCCGCCGACTTCGGCATGTTCTGGGCAGGGGCACTGAAAACGCGAGGCCTGAAGTATGTTCCGCAGATGCAGGCGTCCGGTAGGGTTTCTCGTCAACAAGCAGCCTGCGGGCAAGGAGTAGCGGCATGTCTGTAAGGACAGTTGATTGGATAGAAATACATGCTGTTGACCATTGCAACAACAATTGCCGATGGTGCAACAATCATTCTCCATTCGCCAAGGAAAGATTTTATGAACCTGAAGAATATTTCCATGGACTCGATGAACTGCGGCGTCGTCGAATAAATTTCAATGTACTTTCAATCATTGGCGGAGAGCCATTTCTCCATCCAGAGCTCGAAAACTTCATATTTCAAATCAAGAGCCGCTATTGTCGCCCGATCATGCTGACGACAAACATTTTTTGGCTTTCTGAGATCGACGTCGTATGCCACCTCGATCTTCTGAAGCTGGTCGACATCCTTAATGTGACGTTGTATCCGAATATTGTGAAAAGTCTTGGCGGATACGAAGCTGCCGAGCATCTTCTCAGCAAGCTAAGGGCGCTTCTTCCTAAGACGAATGTCAAACCAATGCGGATAGAGCACGTATACCGCAAGCTTGAATTTACGCGTGAAAAAATGATCGTGGACAAGCATTGCTATAACGCCGAGTGTACGAATCTCATGGCGGACGGACGTTTGGCCCGATGCGGACCGGGCGCCTACGCCCACCTGCACCCGGATGCCCCCCGGGAATTTTGCGAGTCAAAGGACATGTTCTACGATCTGAAAAGCGACAAAAGGGACTTCTGGCACTGGAAACACCAATGGCCACTCGACGCGTGCGCATATTGCAACCACTTTCAGGCAATCAAATCACCATGGAAAGTGGAAAAGGGAGTCTTGCGGAAGAAGCGGTACGAGAGCGACTACAAAATGCGGATCGCCGACCGCTTGGCGGAGGCTGGTGCATGGGCGCAGGCGGGCCGGATTTATCTCGCGATAGCTGAAGAAACTGGGCCGGACAGCCTCGTGTATGGG from Alkalidesulfovibrio alkalitolerans DSM 16529 carries:
- the atpA gene encoding F0F1 ATP synthase subunit alpha; this translates as MQIKAEEISQIIESQIANYQSQVEMSETGTVLSVGDGIARVYGVQNAMAMELLEFPGGVMGMVLNLEEDNVGVALLGEDTGIKEGDPVKRTGKIFSVPVGPAVLGRVVNPLGQPLDGMGPIQSDETRVVEVVAPGIIARKSVHEPMYTGLKAIDAMTPIGRGQRELVIGDRQVGKTAVCIDAIIAQKNSGIKCFYVAIGQKKSTVALVAETLRKYGAMEYTTIISATASDPASLQFIAAYSGCTMAEYFRDSGQHALIIYDDLSKQATAYRQMSLLLRRPPGREAFPGDVFYLHSRLLERSCKVNDSLGAGSLTALPIIETQAGDVSAYIPTNVISITDGQVYLEPNLFYAGIRPAINVGLSVSRVGGAAQIKAMKQVAGTLRLDLAQYRELAAFAQFGSDLDKATQQKLSRGARMVELLKQPQYVPMPVEEQVSVIYAAGRGFMDDVPVEAVRKFETELLEFLRNAKPQVLAGIREKAELNAETEGALKSAIEEFKKGFKA
- a CDS encoding F0F1 ATP synthase subunit gamma; this encodes MPSLKDVKNQIGAVKKTKQITKAMNMVASAKLRNAQNRIERFRPYAEKFYDMLGDLAAGADPSVHPLLERRDEIKTVGILVVTSDRGLCGSFNTNLNQAARKLAEEKKAEGKDVKFFCVGKKGRDFLRKRGFEIAQSYADKMNSFDFTLANQLGLEVIGAYMKGELDEVHLVFGEFISIARQIPRSLMVLPMQSTGESEAKGSAIEYIYEPSVEGLLAELLPRFIKVQIYRGLLDTSCSEHAARMAAMDNATKNCDDMIGSLTLKYNKARQATITKELMDIVGGAEALKG
- the atpD gene encoding F0F1 ATP synthase subunit beta, with protein sequence MSANVGKVVQVIGPVVDLAFSEGQLPNILNAVDIKNTNNPYAEELVVEVAQHLGDNVVRCIAMDSTDGLVRGMEGVDRGGPITCPVGKAALGRIMNVVGRPVDEKGPIDAAKTLPIHRAAPEFTEQSTEVNLLETGIKVIDLLIPFPKGGKMGLFGGAGVGKTVILMELINNIAKQHGGKSVFAGVGERTREGNDLYHEMISAGVIDKAILVYGQMNEPPGARARVAQTALTAAEYFRDEEGEDVLLFVDNIFRFTQANSEVSALLGRMPSAVGYQPTLGTDVGSLQERITSTHKGSITSVQAVYVPADDLTDPAPATTFSHLDGTLVLSRQIAELGIYPAVDPLDSTSRILDPLVLGQEHYMVARGVQQMLQKYKDLQDIIAILGMDELSDEDKVTVARARKIQRFLSQPFHVAEAFTGTPGKYVKLEDTIRAFKEILDGKHDALPEGAFYMCGGIEEAIEKAKE
- a CDS encoding F0F1 ATP synthase subunit epsilon, whose amino-acid sequence is MAQIHLEIVTPDRKVLSQPVDYVGAPGIEGEFGIMANHVPFLSALGIGNLYYKDSGKYHYVFVAGGFAEVSDNKVTILAEVAEKAAEIDVERARRARERAEERTRLQKEEIDFARSRAALQRSLARMRCRASAESAGTCVL
- a CDS encoding radical SAM protein, with translation MSEKIFSYLEVHAVDHCNNNCRWCNNHSPFCPEREYAAGEYIPWMEKLEKKGIEYDMISVMGGEPFLHKNLTGFVLELRRRFPRKSLAISTNGFWLGEEQIESYQMLWKLTDILFISLYPNLLRGLKDGGDVTPLLHKITKHNPHLKIDLRQKQTFRMIAYSEEPVEPNTFCGTSECTTLLADGRLARCGLGGYAGYSPNVGEAFRSSKHMFFDLNRKFSKGEFWNWRRRWPFDACYHCDSYKWRETNWKAEKGKRRRLDLELEHDRLAGGRLMALGNFTQAESLFRRTAEKYPLDAALCNDLAVCVSHREPLEALAYLAKALEIDPDHDDARANLRRLRHVLGRGTENARPEVCSADAGVR
- a CDS encoding radical SAM protein, which produces MSVRTVDWIEIHAVDHCNNNCRWCNNHSPFAKERFYEPEEYFHGLDELRRRRINFNVLSIIGGEPFLHPELENFIFQIKSRYCRPIMLTTNIFWLSEIDVVCHLDLLKLVDILNVTLYPNIVKSLGGYEAAEHLLSKLRALLPKTNVKPMRIEHVYRKLEFTREKMIVDKHCYNAECTNLMADGRLARCGPGAYAHLHPDAPREFCESKDMFYDLKSDKRDFWHWKHQWPLDACAYCNHFQAIKSPWKVEKGVLRKKRYESDYKMRIADRLAEAGAWAQAGRIYLAIAEETGPDSLVYGKISEAYRNLGQPVLAEKFLNLSRKVSNVETAQGDCAESHVV